Proteins encoded in a region of the Dorea longicatena genome:
- a CDS encoding ABC transporter ATP-binding protein, which yields MEMIKAAGLKKYYVTDNYEVHALDGVSLSVEEGEFLAIIGTSGSGKTTLLQILGGLDEPTAGGVWIRGNSLKDMTEDERTIFRRRNIGFVFQQYNLIPVINVYENIVLPLRLDGAEIDEKLLEDIVRTLKIGEKLENLPEELSGGQQQRVAIARALMVKPAVLLCDEPTGNLDSVTSMEVISLLKTCAARFHQTVIVVTHQEAIAQMADRILRVEDGKLYNAEV from the coding sequence ATGGAAATGATAAAAGCAGCAGGATTAAAGAAATATTATGTGACAGATAATTACGAAGTCCATGCGCTGGACGGAGTGAGTCTGTCCGTAGAAGAAGGGGAATTCCTGGCAATCATCGGTACATCAGGAAGCGGGAAGACGACATTACTTCAGATCCTGGGCGGCCTGGATGAACCCACTGCAGGTGGCGTCTGGATACGCGGCAACAGTCTGAAAGATATGACGGAAGATGAACGCACGATATTCAGGAGAAGGAATATCGGATTCGTATTTCAACAGTATAATCTGATCCCTGTTATCAATGTATATGAGAATATCGTACTTCCGCTCAGACTGGACGGTGCAGAGATTGATGAAAAATTGCTGGAAGATATTGTCAGAACGTTAAAGATTGGAGAAAAGTTAGAGAATCTCCCGGAAGAACTGTCCGGCGGACAACAACAACGAGTGGCAATTGCAAGGGCGTTAATGGTAAAGCCGGCAGTACTTTTGTGTGACGAGCCAACAGGAAATCTGGACTCTGTCACAAGTATGGAAGTAATTTCATTGTTGAAGACTTGTGCAGCAAGATTCCACCAGACGGTGATTGTTGTGACCCATCAGGAAGCGATCGCACAGATGGCAGACCGTATTCTGCGCGTAGAAGACGGGAAATTATACAATGCGGAGGTGTAA